In bacterium, the genomic stretch ATACGGTCATTATCAACACCGGGGGTCTGTTCGATGATGACCCACGGGTCGCGACCGCTGGGAACTTTGTCCAAGTATTCCCGGTTGAATGTGGATTCATTACCGGTCTTCTTGGTATCCACAACCGGCGTATCTGCGACAACGACAAATTCTTCTGCCAGTGTCGGCTTCAACGTGATTTCCAGATTGACCGAACCACCGATGGAAACGCGCACGTCTTCCTGACGCACTTCTGTGAAGCCTTCAATGGAAAACGTCACAGCATACGTTCCCGGAGGCAGGTTCGCAAAACGGAAACCGCCGGTCGGACCGCTCGTTGCGGTCTGAGGCTGAATCTGTGTAGATTCAAGCGTAATACTTACGCCAGGCAGCGGAGCCCCTTTATCGTCTGTCACTTTACCGAAAACTGATCCCGCTTTCGTCGCAACCTGCGCCGAAGCGGAAAAGGCAAGCGCTAGAACGAATAAAGGCACCGCCACCAGTACAAACCACTTTAGTTTCATAGTTACTCCATATTGTTTTGAAATTCGTTTTATCTTGAGCAAGGGAGATGCCAGAAAGGCCGGCCGAGAATAGATCAAGATTTCAGGATCGGCAGAATCAAAGTTTAGTTCGCTATGAAAAACATTTTTCCAGACAGAACCGCGCGTTTCATTCCTGAAAGCGAATGATTCGCGCCATTTTCTGCATACTTCGCGCATGGAACGTAAAGTTGAATCAGGAATCCAAAGCAAAGACGCAAAGTCGAAGAAATTCTCGAAGAAATTTACAGCAGAGAAGAGGTTTCGTTAAGGCTCGGAATGATTTTTCCGCTGACTGCGCGAAGTTTGGATTTACGGCTCAGGACGAGATGAGTTCCGTCCTGTAGAGTTAACTGGTAGGTTCTTCGGTGATTCCAGGGTTGTATGCGGCGAACCCGATCGACGTTCACAATCGTAGAACGATGAATTCGCACAAACTGAAGAGGATCCAATTCCAATTCTAAAGCAGAAATACTGATTTTTAGAAAGAGCACTTCTTTCCCGATATGAAGGCGAACATATTTTCCTTCAGCGTCTGCCCAATCCAGTTCTTCCGGTTTTATGAAGATCACAGAGCGACCACTTTTAATTGCAATCTGCTTCGGATTCCGCCGCGTTGAAGGCCAGGCTCCCTGGTTCCTGGAGAATTCGATTTCTCTCCGGGCCCGCTCCAGAGCAAGAAGGAGGCGTTCGCTGCGAACAGGTTTTACTATGTAATCGGCCGCAGAAACTTCGAAAGCGCGCGAACCAAAGTGATCGAGATTACTGAGAAAGATGGTCACCGGTCTATCTTTAGCTGAAATAGTTTCCAGCAAAGCAAAACCGTCCAGGCCCGGGGTTTCCACTTCACAGATAAAAACGTCCGGCCTGAACTCGCGCAACGCAGGAATCGCTTCCAATCCGTTGACGCATTCTTCAATGATCCAGTTAGCAGAATCATTTGACAAAAGCTCGATGACTGCGGCCCGCACAACAGGATCGCTGTCCAGAACAAGAGCGCGCAACATAGTTTTTCCTATTTATTCAATCCTTTTCTTTCCAAATTGACCGCAAACGGCGTTCACGACCACATTGCATCTTGTAACGCTTGTATTGAAACGCATTCTTTTTGTAATAGTCCTGCTGTTTTTCATCGACTGGAGAAAACTGCGTGGCCTGGAGGATGGGAGTGATCACTTCCTCATTCAGCATCTTTTGAACCTCGCGTTTTGATTCTTCCGCCGCCGCCTTTTGCTTATCGTCATGATAGAAGATCGCGCTGGTATACTTAAATCCTCGATCACAGAATTGACCTTCGGAATCGGTTGGATCGATGTTTCTCCAGAAAGCTTTCAGTAAATTCTCGTAACTGATTTTCTCAGCATCATACAAAACCTGAATCGCTTCAATTTGGGCAGTGAAACCGGAACTCACAAAAACAACACCGTCCACATGCTCAAAAGCTTCTTCCATACACCAGTAACAGCCACCGGCAAATGTTGCCGTGCCCGTTTTTGTTTGCGCAGACGCAGTTTGGGCTAAAGTTAGAATGAATATAGTAGAGATCAGTAAACGGAAAGAATTGCTCATAGTTAACCCCGCGCGTTTTAAACTTGGATCGGGACGGTTCGAGAAACGGCTGACCGTCAGCGAAATGGGTAAACCTACACAAAAGATGTGTATGGTTAAACCGGTCACAAGGCTTTTTGGAAGAAGAGTGATGCTGTGGGGAAAAGCTGACAGTGGCACCACCACCAGTTGCATGAAGAAGTAAACCGCAATGCCATAAAGGATGCCGGAGATAACAGGCGCTTTCAAAAGCAGCGGTACTTTGCGGCTGGCGGCATAGAAGACGGTTGTGGCGCCGAACGCAATCGAGAAATGCAACAGAA encodes the following:
- a CDS encoding carboxypeptidase-like regulatory domain-containing protein — protein: MKLKWFVLVAVPLFVLALAFSASAQVATKAGSVFGKVTDDKGAPLPGVSITLESTQIQPQTATSGPTGGFRFANLPPGTYAVTFSIEGFTEVRQEDVRVSIGGSVNLEITLKPTLAEEFVVVADTPVVDTKKTGNESTFNREYLDKVPSGRDPWVIIEQTPGVDNDR
- a CDS encoding LytTR family DNA-binding domain-containing protein, coding for MLRALVLDSDPVVRAAVIELLSNDSANWIIEECVNGLEAIPALREFRPDVFICEVETPGLDGFALLETISAKDRPVTIFLSNLDHFGSRAFEVSAADYIVKPVRSERLLLALERARREIEFSRNQGAWPSTRRNPKQIAIKSGRSVIFIKPEELDWADAEGKYVRLHIGKEVLFLKISISALELELDPLQFVRIHRSTIVNVDRVRRIQPWNHRRTYQLTLQDGTHLVLSRKSKLRAVSGKIIPSLNETSSLL
- a CDS encoding peptide-methionine (S)-S-oxide reductase yields the protein MMKNYRAILWGGLLCGTMDITAAVMVYGLLWGRGAERILQSVASGLLGSESYDGGLITAYLGLLLHFSIAFGATTVFYAASRKVPLLLKAPVISGILYGIAVYFFMQLVVVPLSAFPHSITLLPKSLVTGLTIHIFCVGLPISLTVSRFSNRPDPSLKRAGLTMSNSFRLLISTIFILTLAQTASAQTKTGTATFAGGCYWCMEEAFEHVDGVVFVSSGFTAQIEAIQVLYDAEKISYENLLKAFWRNIDPTDSEGQFCDRGFKYTSAIFYHDDKQKAAAEESKREVQKMLNEEVITPILQATQFSPVDEKQQDYYKKNAFQYKRYKMQCGRERRLRSIWKEKD